The following proteins come from a genomic window of Malus domestica chromosome 02, GDT2T_hap1:
- the LOC103426878 gene encoding uncharacterized protein — protein sequence MLKPQNPNPAAAASRTCLRHSSTLAVFLLPSSFFQLQKGSGVTMGRKARHSDSEFENDGDFDSDELNMEQEEDDFDDEHHGEEEEEESENEEEDGQVDGEEENGDGKNDNKDAEMEELEKEYMNLRHQEQDILKNLKRHKDEDLLKGQAVKNQKALWDKALEFRFLLQKAFSNSNRLPQEPVRSLFCDSHQGVSTAYSDLVDSSKQILDSLAELQEALLEKNPSIVQATDSKSGQSKKSDSSKNIDGDGDEDWSRISQLLSRIATFRDKSINKWQRKTEVTTGAAAIKSKLHAFNQNISEQVASYMRDPSRMVRQMQMRKSAVSVFGAVPEEKNTAKGEETQSEAGAQADGDPELLDDSEFYQQLLKEFFETIDPASSETAFYSLKKLHTKKRKIVDRRASKSRKIRYNVHEKIVNFMAPETMAVPPPMLPDLNNLFGLKKQKPASVV from the exons GGGTCAGGCGTCACAATGGGGAGGAAGGCTCGTCACAGTGACAGTGAGTTTGAGAACGATGGTGATTTCGACAGCGATGAGCTGAAT ATGGAGCAGGAAGAGGATGACTTTGATGATGAGCACCAcggtgaggaggaggaagaagaatcagaaaatgaggaagaagatggaCAAGTAGATGGGGAAGAGGAAAATGGTGATGGGAAAAACGATAATAAAGATGCCGAGATGGAAGAACTCGAGAAAGAATACATGAATCTTCGTCATCAGGAGCA AGATATTTTAAAGAATCTAAAGCGTCATAAGGACGAAGATCTTCTTAAAGGTCAAGCAGTGAAGAACCAAAAG gCTCTTTGGGACAAAGCTCTTGAGTTCAGATTCTTGCTTCAGAAAGCATTCTCAAATTCAAATAGATTACCACAG GAGCCAGTTAGGTCTTTATTTTGTGATTCACATCAGGGTGTCAGTACAGCATATTCTGATCTAGTTGACTCATCAAAGCAAATTTTGGATTCTCTAGCAGAACTACAAGAG GCTCTACTTGAGAAGAACCCATCCATCGTTCAAGCAACAGATA GTAAATCTGGACAATCTAAGAAGTCAGACTCATCTAAGAACATTGACGGTGATGGTGATGAGGATTGGTCACGGATTTCTCAGTTGCTGTCGAG AATAGCTACCTTCAGAGACAAATCCATCAATAAATGGCAGAGGAAGACAGAGGTGACCACAGGTGCTGCTGCTATTAAAAGCAAACTGCATGCTTTTAATCAG AATATTAGTGAACAAGTTGCTTCTTATATGAGAGATCCTAGCAGAATGGTTAGGCAGATGCAGATGAGGAAATCAGCAGTTTCTGTATTTGGCGCT GTTCCTGAGGAGAAAAATACTGCAAAGGGGGAG GAGACACAATCTGAAGCTGGTGCACAAGCTGATGGTGACCCTGAACTTTTGGATGACTCTGAGTTTTACCAGCAGTTACTGAAAGAATTTTTTGAGACAATTGACCCAGCATCTTCTG AGACAGCCTTTTATTCTTTGAAAAAGTTGCAtacaaagaagaggaagattgtTGACAGAAGAGCCTCTAAGAGTCGCAAGATAAG GTACAATGTTCACGAGAAGATAGTAAATTTCATGGCCCCAGAGACTATGGCCGTTCCTCCTCCGATGCTTCCTGACCTCAATAATTTGTTCGGGTTGAAGAAGCAAAAACCAGCTTCCGTAGTGTAG